In Setaria viridis chromosome 5, Setaria_viridis_v4.0, whole genome shotgun sequence, the genomic stretch GAAGTTCTAATTGTGTGAGCGCAAAAACTGAACCGGTGTTAGTATGCTTCGCCATGGCAGTTATCTACTCAATATGTAGCTTTGAAATGAATAAAACTTTGCACCAAAAAGATGCTCACAAGAcaattttataaataaaaggCCCTCAAACATGCCAAGTAAAGATTAAAATGGCTTTAACCTCATACGTATGCcaacagtattttttttttggggggggggggggtaatgATGAACTTATACATGCAATTTCAGAGCTGCCTTTGGGGAACTCCATTCTACTATGTACCTTTGTACCCCATCAGGCTTCACACTAGAAGATAACAGCTAAGGCGCATGCAAATGGTGTGATATAGCATAATCGCATATGACATGTTGACCAAGCTTAACTGTCAACCAttacaaattaaaattttgtCAAGGGACGTGAATGGTCGTGTTTGTTGAATTGGTAAACGAGCATAGATGACACACTAACTGCATAACATTCAAGCCATACAATTTAAAATTCTTACCCAGAATTCTTGGGCTCTCCCACTCATTGTCATTTTGGCATCGCAATTTTCATGTTCCCTACCCTTACCCAATGTAGAAGAGTGCAGCACAGCTATTAACATGGTAATGATGAACTtatatttgcaatttcagaGCTGCCTCTTATTTATTATTCAGGGAGCTCCATTCTACTATGTACCTTTGTACCCCATCAGGCTTCACACAAAAAGATAGCAGCTAAGGCGCATGCAAATGGTGTGATATAGCATAACCTCATATGACATGTTGACCAAGCTTAACTGTCAACCATTAGAAATTAAAATGTTGTCAATGAACTTGAATGAGCAAGTTTGTTGAACTAGTAAACGAGCATAGATGACACAATGTAGAAGAGTACAGCACAGCTATTAACAGGGGGATTAGTACACTTTTTTTTACCTTGCAGGATCACCATGTGCAGCAATCCACGGCTCAACAGTGGACGCACCGAATGTGTCCACACCACTCCCGACCTTGCTCATCATGGCGAGATTCGCTTGCTTGGCGATCCACTTGAGCACCTTGACCCCGTCCTCAAACGCGGCGGGGTACCGGCTCTCGGGCGCGAGCCTGTACCCCACCGCCACGACGATGGCGTCGCAGAGCTTGGCCACCCTCCTGCAGAAGGCGTCGTTTGCCGCGGCGCTGCTGCTCCCAGTGACGAACCCGCCGCCGTGGAACTGCACGACGATGGGCAgcctccgccgcgccgacgccggggcgcgcggcgaggagaCGGCGTGCGGGAGGTACCCGCGGTACGGCGCGCCGTTGGAGGCGGGGGCCGGGGTTGGGTCGCTGGCGCGGCGCGGGTGGGCGAGGAGGTGCGCGtggtgggacggcggcgggagcgtggGGAGGAAGATGCGGACGGAGAGCGAGGAGTTGGGGTCGATGTGGAGGTCCTTGGAGgcgacgccgtcggcggcggagaagaCCGGGTTCGCGGGCGCGGTGGCCTCGTCGGGGCGGCAGGAGACCCcgaaggcggccgcggcggggtcagggtcggcggccccggcggcggcggcgagggactggaggcggtggcggagccaGAGCTTGAAGAAGACGCTGTAGATCTTCACGCCGACGCTCGGCATGGCTCGCCGTCAGCCGGATCCGCGCATCACAGGGGGCCGATCCTCGGTGGTGGGAAGGATCCGGAGCGagccctcggcgccgccgcgccgattCCGTCCGGTTGCGGGGGGGATAGGATCGGATTGGGTCGGGTGGTGACGCGGgacgggggggggggaggagtgGTTGGGGGGAGGGAAAAGCGAAGCAGACGcgatggcgggcggcagcgtgggggcggaggaggaggaaagaggCTGGCGAGGCAAGCAAGGAACTAACGAACAATCGAGAggaagcggtggtggtggtgggtgagGAGAGGAGGATGGGAAGGAAAAGACGGGGGAAGGGTTGTGGATGTTGGCTTTGTTGGATGGAGCCTGCCAACGTgacggtgccgccgccgggtgCGCTCTTGATTCAATTCAAACCCCCCGCTCCGCTCCCTGGTTTTCATTTTCTGCcctattttcctttttccttttggttTCTGGGTCTCGTGATTCAAAACGGATGGATGCATGATGTATCTGAGGCCTTGTGGGAACGCTTTCCTGTTATTTCACAATTTCGCCTTATCAATACGGGTTATGTGTGCACAATTTCGCAATACGGGTTATtaccattttctttctttttctccttatCAATAGTATGTTCGTAAGATCGTTTCGTTTCAAAAAATAGTATGTTCGTAAGATGATCATGCTATGACTCATGAGTCCACCATTCCGTCATAGCACAGGTCCAGAATAGTTGTTGACATACAAAAGGATAGGAATGCCACAAATCGATACGAAATTTATGGTCGAATTACTAGACGAGTGCAGAATAACTTAGCTTATCATAGTTAAAATTTGAAATGTGCTCAAATAGAGTTCAAATTTAAAAGGAGTGGGTAATATCTAGTTTTAAAGTGCTCGGAAATTTCACCAATGTTAGATCTGTTTAAAAGTTTGAAACGAAGGAACAAAAATGAAATGTTACCAAAACCTGTAAACTGAACCGGGAAGAAAACGAGGCTGCGGGAAGATTTTTAAAATATCTCGACGGAAAGGTTGAAAGCCCCGACGACAGCGATGGCGGAGACAAGATTCCAGCGCCGAGACCGATTTTCCTGACTACTAGTACATCCCATTtctagaacaaaaaaaaaattagcgtTCGCAAGCAGCGTCGTGGGTGAGCAAGCAGAACGGTCGCCTATCATGTGCTAGCTGTTGGCCTGTTGGGCTCGGTCTCCGGTTTCCGTTCCCGGAAACTCGCCAATCACACGCTCCACGCTGGGTCCTTGCCCCCATCCAGCTCGTCAGGCGTTTTCTGCAGCGACCTCTCCACCGCGGCGTGTTGACGGTGGATTGGTGAGGCCGGGAGCGCCCCGCGCGGCCGGCATCCGACGAGGCAGGCCGGGCACGCTGGCTAGACGTGTGTGTGTGACTCGGTACGCTACTAGGCCGGAGCGTTCGGTCCGTTATAGCGGATTCACTTGCACCGGAACGCTTCAACGGCAGTGGGCGGGGCAGACGCACGCGCCGCGTCAAACGACCGACGGGCCCGCGGTTTTCATCTCATCTTTTCCAACTCCCACCCGAGGACGCCGAAATCGACCGGGACGATTTATTGTCGATTTCCTTCCGGTAGCGTGCGGCACGGGGCTGGCCATGCAACACGGGCAGATGTTTCGAGTTGTGCGCAGCTTTGCATGCTGGAGGATCGTGTTGTTCAGCTCTTGGGACGGATGATCATCCGACGTATCGTAAACTCCCTCCTTTTCTCCGAATcagaatttagaaaaaaaaactatacaaGTGTTGGCAAACAATTAGCTAAGTTACACGCAAATTCAGTGTCTAATAGTCATACCAATAAGTAGTGTATTTTAAAAATTTAGTGATCAAAGTTTGTTTCGAAAGGTCTTATTTTTAAAGAGTAAAATACACAAGCGGTCTCTGAATTTGTCATAAGGTGTCATCTAGATtactaaactctcaaaatgcattttcaaacGGTAATAcgttaaaaaaaaagcttgTACTTAGCTTGGGACACTACTGGATTAGGACAAAAGTATCAGAAAATATGCAAACTCAAACCACGCATAGGATTACAAGTTAAATAAATTGTGCAATCGCTTGGATTAGAAGGGTTTTCCATTACAATGCATGACCAAATGCTTATTTCAGTTTGATGGGAAGAATCACACGGGCGTGAAAGtgaatactccatccgttccaaattgtaggtcgttttgacttttctatatacatagtttttgctatgcatctaaatatagtgtatgtctgcATACAAACATTTATGAACATaggaaagctaaaatgacctgcaatttgaaacggagagagtacATCTCAAGTATTATCATAACTAAATAACAATTTTTCCCTTCTAAACCCACCAATCAAAAGAAATTCTAGTTGAACTTCCGATCTAGTAATTTAATTCTCTATATTACATGGTAACAAagggttttcttttttagaaaCACCAACAAAGGATTGAGattgaaaatcaagttccaatgTCACTTCCCTCTTCTAAACTCTCTCGCAGAAGCAACGGCAGAGCTTGCCAAAGTAGCTCCTACGTGGAAGAAGaacccgcgccgcctcgccaaAGCTGATCTCAGGCTGCAGAACGCTGACCCTGTGCATCAGCAGAGACGCGTTCTTGGCGACGCTTAACTTGCGCCACGCGTCTTCCCGGACGTTGTACGCGTCGATCCGGTCTTCCAGGCGGAGGACGATCTCCTCGCCCTCCGCGgcgccctccaccacctccaccgccgtggCGGCCACGAACGCCGGCGACAGGTCGGCGCCGTCCAACCGGACCGTCCTGATCCTCTCCCTCAGCCGCCAGCAGCAGGCCCGcgggtcggagtagtcgtcgAGCACCCACATCTCCATGGCTCCGGCCGAAGCCCCGTTGGCGAGGGCCAGGACGCAGAGCTCCCCGCCCGACACGACGGCGCGTGCCGTCTCCAGAAGCAGCCCCGGGCGGTCCGGCGCCGCCATGAGCCGGAACTTCTCGTGCGCCGCGTCGAATACGAGCAGCGCCACCCTCCCCGTCTCCGACAGCACCAGCCAGTGCAGGTTCCCGTGCACGCTGACGGGACGGTCCCGGTCGCTCCTCATGAAGATCAATGTGTTGTTTTGCAGGGGAGGAAGCTCTCGCCatccggcgtcgccgccgacccGTAGGATGCGAAAGATCACGGGGGCCAGCAGGTCGACGCGACCGGGGACGGCTTCGTCGGAGGAGTGCAGGAGGTGGAAGCGGCGCGTCACCGGGTGAGCGTACCCGCCGATGACCCGGCCGGGGCGGGCACGGTGGCGCAGGCGTCGGTGAGCGGGTTCCAGAGCACGTAGGCGTCGGCGGTGGCAGTGGGGCTCGCGTGATGCGGTGGCGGTAGCAGGAACCGGGTATAGGGCTGCAAGCACAGGACGCTGTCCCAGGAGCCGTGGAGCCTGCACGCGAGGCACAACCCGAGCTCGCCAGGCCTGGGGAACGCGATGGCGCGTGGGGACGAAGGCACTGCCACGTTGCGGGGGGCGTTGCTGCTTCGGTGACAGCGGCCGCGGAAGAGGTCGAAGTTGAGAGCGGGGCCGTAGCGGCTGTCGATGCCGAAGTAGCTGCTGCGGGCATAGATGTGGAATATCAACGTCTCATAATCACGGAGTCGATTGCTGCAATATCCACACCAATCAACGCTTTGCTAAATTGTCTGTCATTGCTCTCTCTATCTTCCTTGATCTTCAGATTTATCTCAAAATTGGCATCACCGCTAAAAACAATTCATCTACTTGGG encodes the following:
- the LOC117857166 gene encoding probable carboxylesterase 16, which produces MPSVGVKIYSVFFKLWLRHRLQSLAAAAGAADPDPAAAAFGVSCRPDEATAPANPVFSAADGVASKDLHIDPNSSLSVRIFLPTLPPPSHHAHLLAHPRRASDPTPAPASNGAPYRGYLPHAVSSPRAPASARRRLPIVVQFHGGGFVTGSSSAAANDAFCRRVAKLCDAIVVAVGYRLAPESRYPAAFEDGVKVLKWIAKQANLAMMSKVGSGVDTFGASTVEPWIAAHGDPARCVLLGASCGANIADYVTRKTVEDSKLFDPIKVVAQVLMYPFFIGSVPTHSEIRLANSYFYDKSTCILAWKLFLSEKEFNLDHPAANPLAPGRGGPPLKCMPPTLTVIAEHDWMRDRAIAYSEELRKVNVDSPVLDYKDTVHEFATLDVFLKTPQAQACAEDIAIWMKKYISLRGHEFSY